A region from the Enterobacter roggenkampii genome encodes:
- the pckA gene encoding phosphoenolpyruvate carboxykinase (ATP), whose product MRVTGLTPQDLKAYGIHDVQEVVYNPDYDTLYQEELNPALEGYERGVLTNLGAIAVDTGIFTGRSPKDKYIVRDETTRDTLWWADKGKGKNDNKPLSPETWQHLKGLVTHQLSGKRLFIVDAFCGANADTRLSVRFITEVAWQAHFVKNMFIRPTDEELQDFTPDFIVMNGAKCTNPQWKEQGLNSENFVAFNLTERIQLIGGTWYGGEMKKGMFSVMNYLLPLRGIASMHCSANVGEKGDVAVFFGLSGTGKTTLSTDPKRRLIGDDEHGWDDDGVFNFEGGCYAKTIRLSEEAEPDIFHAIRRDALLENVTVRADGSIDFDDASKTENTRVSYPIYHIDNIVKPVSKAGHATKVIFLTADAFGVLPPVSRLTASQTQYHFLSGFTAKLAGTERGVTEPTPTFSACFGAAFLSLHPTQYAEVLVKRMQASGAQAYLVNTGWNGTGKRISIKDTRAIIDAILDGSLDDAETFTLPMFDLAIPTSLPGVDTHILDPRNTYGSPEQWREKAESLAKLFIENFEKYTDTPAGAALVSAGPKL is encoded by the coding sequence ATGCGTGTTACTGGTTTAACCCCGCAAGATCTCAAGGCTTATGGTATTCACGACGTCCAGGAAGTCGTCTACAACCCCGACTACGATACGCTGTATCAGGAAGAGCTCAATCCAGCACTGGAAGGATACGAGCGCGGTGTGTTGACGAATCTTGGTGCTATCGCCGTCGATACCGGTATTTTTACCGGTCGTTCGCCGAAAGATAAGTATATCGTCCGAGACGAAACCACCCGCGATACGCTGTGGTGGGCTGACAAGGGCAAAGGGAAGAACGACAACAAACCGCTCTCTCCGGAAACCTGGCAGCACCTGAAAGGGCTCGTCACACATCAACTTTCCGGCAAGCGTTTGTTTATTGTCGACGCTTTCTGCGGCGCTAACGCCGACACCCGTCTCTCCGTACGTTTTATCACCGAAGTGGCCTGGCAGGCGCATTTCGTGAAAAACATGTTTATTCGTCCAACCGACGAAGAGCTGCAGGACTTCACCCCTGATTTCATCGTGATGAACGGCGCGAAATGCACCAACCCACAGTGGAAAGAGCAGGGTCTGAACTCCGAAAACTTTGTTGCCTTCAACCTGACCGAGCGTATCCAGCTGATCGGCGGTACCTGGTATGGCGGCGAAATGAAGAAAGGGATGTTCTCGGTCATGAACTACCTGCTGCCGCTGCGGGGCATTGCCTCCATGCACTGCTCGGCTAACGTCGGTGAAAAAGGCGACGTGGCGGTCTTCTTCGGCCTGTCCGGCACCGGGAAAACCACCCTGTCTACCGATCCAAAACGTCGTCTGATTGGTGATGACGAACACGGCTGGGATGACGACGGCGTATTCAACTTTGAAGGCGGCTGCTACGCGAAGACCATTCGCCTGTCTGAAGAGGCCGAGCCGGATATCTTCCACGCGATCCGTCGCGATGCGCTGCTGGAAAACGTCACCGTGCGTGCCGACGGCTCCATCGACTTCGACGATGCGTCGAAAACGGAAAACACCCGCGTCTCTTATCCGATCTACCACATCGACAACATCGTGAAGCCGGTGTCAAAAGCGGGTCATGCCACGAAGGTCATTTTCCTGACGGCGGATGCGTTCGGCGTGTTGCCGCCGGTGTCTCGCCTGACGGCCAGCCAGACGCAGTACCACTTCCTCTCCGGTTTCACCGCCAAGCTGGCGGGTACCGAGCGCGGCGTGACGGAGCCAACCCCAACCTTCTCCGCCTGCTTCGGCGCAGCCTTCCTGTCGCTGCACCCGACGCAGTACGCTGAAGTGCTGGTGAAACGCATGCAGGCATCCGGCGCGCAGGCATACCTGGTGAACACCGGCTGGAACGGTACCGGCAAACGTATCTCCATCAAAGATACCCGCGCCATTATCGACGCCATTCTGGATGGTTCTCTTGACGACGCCGAAACCTTCACGCTGCCAATGTTTGACCTGGCGATCCCAACGTCGCTGCCGGGTGTGGATACGCATATCCTCGACCCGCGCAATACGTACGGTTCGCCTGAACAGTGGCGCGAGAAAGCGGAATCGCTGGCGAAGCTGTTTATCGAGAACTTCGAGAAGTATACCGATACCCCGGCGGGTGCTGCGCTGGTGAGCGCGGGTCCAAAACTGTAG
- the hslO gene encoding Hsp33 family molecular chaperone HslO, producing the protein MKMAQHDQLHRYLFEQFAVRGELVTVSETWKQILENHNYPLPVKTLLGELLVATSLLTATLKFAGDITVQLQGDGPMSLAVINGNNQQQMRGVARVQGDVPENADLKTLVGNGYLVITISPEEGERYQGVVGLEGDTLAACLEDYFMRSEQLPTRLFIRTGEVDGQPAAGGMLLQVLPAQDAQTNDFEHLATLTETIKAEELFNLSATDVLWRLYHEEEVTVYDPQSVEFKCTCSRERCAGALKTLPDEEIDSIMAEDGEIDMHCDYCGTHYVFNSMDIAEIRNNASPADPQVH; encoded by the coding sequence ATGAAAATGGCCCAACACGACCAATTACACCGCTATCTGTTTGAACAATTCGCCGTGCGCGGCGAACTGGTCACCGTATCCGAAACCTGGAAACAGATTCTGGAAAACCACAACTACCCGCTGCCGGTGAAGACCCTGTTGGGCGAACTGCTGGTTGCCACCAGCCTGCTGACCGCAACGCTGAAGTTTGCCGGCGATATCACCGTGCAGCTGCAGGGTGACGGCCCAATGTCGCTGGCGGTGATCAACGGCAATAACCAGCAGCAGATGCGCGGCGTGGCGCGCGTTCAGGGCGACGTGCCTGAAAATGCTGACCTCAAAACGCTGGTAGGTAATGGCTACCTGGTGATCACCATCTCCCCGGAGGAAGGTGAACGCTATCAGGGCGTGGTCGGTCTGGAAGGCGATACCCTGGCAGCCTGCCTGGAAGATTACTTCATGCGTTCTGAACAGCTGCCGACGCGTCTCTTCATCCGCACCGGTGAAGTGGACGGTCAGCCTGCTGCTGGCGGCATGCTGCTGCAGGTTCTGCCTGCGCAGGACGCGCAGACCAATGATTTCGAGCACCTGGCAACACTGACCGAAACCATCAAGGCGGAAGAGCTGTTCAACCTGTCGGCGACCGACGTGCTGTGGCGTCTGTACCACGAAGAAGAAGTGACCGTCTACGACCCGCAGTCCGTTGAGTTTAAGTGCACCTGCTCCCGCGAGCGCTGCGCTGGCGCACTGAAAACCCTGCCGGATGAAGAGATCGACAGCATCATGGCGGAAGACGGCGAAATTGATATGCACTGTGACTACTGCGGTACGCACTATGTGTTCAATTCGATGGATATCGCTGAGATCCGCAACAACGCCTCCCCGGCGGATCCGCAGGTTCACTAA
- the hslR gene encoding ribosome-associated heat shock protein Hsp15 gives MKEKPSDGVRLDKWLWAARFYKTRALAREMIDGGKVHYNGQRSKPSKLVELNATLTLRQGNDERTVVIKAITEQRRPAPEAVLLYEETAESIEKREKTALARKMNALTMPHPDRRPDKKERRDLMKFKHGESE, from the coding sequence ATGAAAGAAAAACCCTCTGACGGGGTAAGACTGGATAAATGGCTGTGGGCGGCGCGTTTTTATAAAACGCGCGCCCTTGCCCGCGAAATGATTGACGGCGGAAAGGTGCATTACAACGGCCAGCGCAGCAAACCAAGCAAGCTGGTTGAGCTGAATGCCACCTTAACGCTGCGTCAGGGCAACGATGAACGTACGGTAGTGATTAAAGCCATTACCGAACAACGACGGCCCGCCCCGGAAGCCGTCCTGCTTTATGAAGAGACGGCGGAAAGCATAGAAAAGCGCGAGAAGACCGCGCTGGCGCGCAAAATGAATGCGCTGACCATGCCCCACCCGGACCGGCGACCGGATAAAAAAGAGCGCCGCGATCTGATGAAATTTAAACACGGTGAGAGCGAGTAA